Proteins encoded in a region of the Pyxidicoccus trucidator genome:
- a CDS encoding DNA/RNA non-specific endonuclease — translation MRTTNKLAVAAMLGLFLGGCGPTDTNLGGEGVASHLEQDFGGPSGLAGFFEGHSEEEIRAAMARYGVGYVVHGEVDAAAISDCPKYFPSSDRNVWHNFDGEYYFIDTAGRPNRAYKFLPKILAAPRADSCQTSVGQWGDAENSSNDYDGGHLIGSQLGGWGGRANLVPQDANFNRGNWLQLENKMATCGGLPSGRLRYYVGANYPNSTALIPNNMTLELRNQSTGSSVSMSFSNVDYGGSNGTNERTRGVNWLSGQGCN, via the coding sequence ATGCGCACCACGAACAAGCTCGCAGTCGCGGCGATGTTGGGTCTGTTTCTCGGCGGTTGCGGACCCACGGACACGAACCTGGGCGGCGAAGGCGTCGCCAGTCACCTCGAGCAGGACTTCGGTGGCCCGAGCGGCCTCGCCGGGTTCTTCGAGGGCCACTCCGAGGAGGAGATTCGAGCGGCGATGGCGCGGTACGGGGTGGGGTACGTCGTCCACGGGGAGGTCGATGCGGCTGCAATCAGCGACTGCCCGAAGTACTTCCCGTCGAGCGACCGGAACGTCTGGCACAACTTCGACGGTGAGTACTACTTCATCGACACCGCGGGCCGGCCGAACCGGGCGTACAAGTTCCTGCCGAAGATTCTCGCCGCGCCGCGCGCCGACTCCTGTCAGACGAGCGTGGGGCAGTGGGGCGACGCGGAGAACTCCAGCAACGACTATGACGGGGGACACCTCATCGGCTCGCAGCTCGGGGGCTGGGGAGGCCGGGCGAACCTGGTGCCCCAGGATGCCAACTTCAACCGCGGCAACTGGCTGCAGCTCGAGAACAAGATGGCCACGTGCGGGGGCCTGCCGAGCGGCCGGCTGCGCTACTACGTCGGTGCGAACTACCCGAACTCCACCGCGCTCATCCCCAACAACATGACGCTGGAGCTCCGGAACCAGTCCACCGGGAGCAGCGTGTCGATGTCCTTCTCGAACGTGGATTACGGCGGCTCGAACGGAACGAACGAGCGGACCCGTGGCGTGAACTGGCTGTCGGGCCAGGGCTGTAACTGA
- a CDS encoding TPR end-of-group domain-containing protein: protein MKTTIQEVVEQLRHVKNHGKKCSLLIGAGCSVTAGVPTAQGFVDLIKEAHPFRYDRAPEKTYGACMKQLPSNVRRDLVAKSIDDATGINWAHVGIAQLVAHGYVDRIFTTNFDPLILRACALVNEFPAVYDFAAATQFIPDMVPSPAVFHLHGQRSGFVLLNTPEELTRHAEQIKPVFQKAGEGRMWIVVGYSGENDPLVDLLVAAPHQYGIYWVGYKDNEPAASVRKTLTFDGADRCWVPGYEADGFFVELTQRLGCFPPDLVGRPFSHLAYTLKQLTRFTLPGQAENYDPLSAAKESVKRAIAAYEVKSTTPKGSESRIAQGIDASAMLMAGQYDEIIKLRPAYESGTVPSLQEPLAWAYVVKGNSLIEVARTKTGAEASRLFEQAGEKYAEALRLNPDMHDALNNWGNTLYGWAKTKTGAEADRLFEQADAKYAEALRLKPDMHTALNNWGAALSDWAKTKTGAETDRLFEQAGVKYAEALRIKPDKHEALNNWGNTLSDWAKTKTGAEADRLFEQAGAKYAEALRLKPDMHTALNNWGAALSDWAKTKTGAEADHLFEQAGEKYAEALRLNPDMHAALNNWGNTLYDWARTKTGAEADRLCEQAGAKYAEALRLNPDMHAALNNWGAALSDWAKTKTGAEADRLFEQAGAKYAEALRLKPDMHDALNNWGNTLSDWAKTKMGAEADRLFEQAGEKYSEALRLKPDMHEALNNWSTALLEQAKWKTGTEAESLFNQARDKLNQAEAKKPGMGSYNLACIAALTGQAEDCRVWLTRAREHGKLPNREHLESDSDMDPVRKHPWFTAFLENHKG, encoded by the coding sequence ATGAAGACCACCATTCAAGAGGTCGTCGAGCAGCTCCGGCACGTCAAGAACCACGGCAAGAAGTGCTCCTTGCTCATCGGCGCTGGCTGCTCTGTTACCGCCGGAGTGCCTACCGCCCAGGGATTCGTAGACCTCATCAAGGAGGCGCATCCCTTTCGTTACGACAGGGCACCCGAGAAGACCTACGGGGCCTGCATGAAGCAGCTCCCCTCGAACGTGCGGAGGGACCTGGTTGCGAAGAGCATCGATGACGCCACTGGCATCAACTGGGCTCACGTCGGCATTGCCCAGCTCGTCGCCCATGGATACGTGGACCGCATCTTCACCACGAACTTCGACCCCTTGATCCTACGCGCCTGCGCGCTGGTGAATGAGTTCCCGGCGGTCTACGACTTTGCTGCCGCGACACAATTCATCCCGGACATGGTTCCCAGTCCTGCGGTCTTCCACCTCCACGGCCAGCGCTCGGGATTCGTGCTGCTGAACACCCCCGAAGAACTCACGAGACATGCGGAGCAGATAAAGCCGGTGTTCCAGAAGGCTGGCGAAGGCCGCATGTGGATCGTAGTTGGCTACAGCGGAGAGAACGATCCTCTGGTCGATCTCCTGGTCGCAGCCCCTCACCAATACGGCATCTACTGGGTGGGCTACAAAGACAATGAGCCTGCGGCCTCCGTTCGCAAGACGCTGACTTTTGATGGAGCGGATCGATGCTGGGTTCCTGGCTACGAGGCTGATGGATTCTTCGTCGAATTGACGCAGCGGCTCGGGTGCTTTCCCCCAGACTTGGTGGGGCGCCCCTTCTCGCATCTTGCATACACATTGAAGCAACTCACTCGTTTCACGCTTCCAGGTCAGGCAGAGAACTACGATCCACTTAGTGCAGCCAAGGAGAGCGTAAAGCGGGCAATCGCGGCCTATGAAGTCAAGAGCACCACTCCGAAGGGTAGCGAATCCAGAATTGCCCAGGGCATTGATGCTTCCGCAATGCTAATGGCCGGACAGTACGATGAAATCATCAAGCTGCGTCCTGCCTACGAGAGCGGCACGGTTCCAAGCCTTCAGGAGCCACTCGCATGGGCTTACGTCGTGAAAGGCAATTCGCTCATCGAGGTGGCCAGGACGAAGACGGGTGCGGAGGCGAGCCGCCTCTTCGAGCAGGCCGGCGAGAAGTACGCAGAGGCCCTGCGCCTCAATCCGGACATGCACGATGCCCTCAACAACTGGGGCAACACACTCTACGGCTGGGCCAAGACGAAGACGGGTGCGGAGGCGGACCGCCTCTTCGAGCAGGCCGACGCGAAGTACGCAGAGGCCCTGCGCCTCAAGCCGGACATGCACACGGCCCTCAACAACTGGGGCGCCGCGCTCTCCGACTGGGCCAAGACGAAGACGGGTGCGGAGACGGACCGCCTCTTCGAGCAGGCCGGCGTGAAGTACGCAGAGGCCCTGCGCATCAAGCCGGACAAGCACGAGGCCCTCAATAACTGGGGCAACACGCTCTCCGACTGGGCCAAGACGAAGACGGGTGCGGAGGCGGACCGCCTCTTCGAGCAGGCCGGCGCGAAGTACGCAGAGGCCCTGCGCCTCAAGCCGGACATGCACACGGCCCTCAACAACTGGGGCGCCGCGCTCTCCGACTGGGCCAAGACAAAGACGGGTGCGGAGGCGGACCACCTCTTCGAGCAGGCCGGCGAGAAGTACGCAGAGGCCCTGCGCCTCAATCCGGACATGCACGCGGCCCTCAACAACTGGGGCAACACACTCTACGACTGGGCCAGGACGAAGACGGGTGCGGAGGCGGACCGCCTCTGCGAGCAGGCCGGCGCGAAGTACGCAGAGGCCCTGCGCCTCAATCCGGACATGCACGCGGCCCTCAACAACTGGGGTGCCGCGCTCTCCGACTGGGCCAAGACGAAGACGGGTGCGGAGGCGGACCGCCTCTTCGAGCAGGCCGGCGCGAAGTACGCAGAGGCCCTGCGCCTCAAGCCGGACATGCACGATGCCCTCAATAACTGGGGCAACACGCTCTCCGACTGGGCCAAGACGAAGATGGGCGCGGAGGCGGATCGCCTCTTCGAGCAGGCCGGCGAGAAGTACTCAGAGGCCCTGCGCCTCAAGCCGGACATGCACGAGGCCCTCAACAACTGGAGCACCGCGCTATTGGAACAGGCCAAGTGGAAGACTGGCACAGAGGCGGAGTCTCTGTTCAACCAAGCTCGCGACAAACTCAACCAAGCAGAAGCAAAGAAGCCAGGAATGGGCTCCTACAATCTGGCCTGCATTGCAGCGCTAACAGGGCAAGCAGAGGATTGCCGCGTATGGCTCACGCGAGCACGCGAGCACGGGAAACTGCCGAATCGCGAGCACTTGGAGAGTGATAGCGACATGGACCCTGTACGTAAGCACCCTTGGTTCACAGCATTTCTCGAGAATCACAAGGGATGA
- a CDS encoding chitobiase/beta-hexosaminidase C-terminal domain-containing protein produces the protein MRLKTSWPLRCALGLLITQFVLACGDGGGDVDGGVVVVDSGVDGGGVVVDSGVDGGGGGVDSGIDGGGGGVDSGVDGGDVDSGVDGGVDDTAAPSTRATPVGGSFTSAVAVTLACDDGAGSGCSATYYTLDGSTPGTGSTLYREPFTLGAPATLRFFSVDEAGNAEAAKTETYVIDTTVPTVSANPGGGTFFSPRTVTLSCNDTGTGCAGIHYTTDGSVPGTGSTRYTAALDLSSNTTLRFIGVDGVGNTSTVVTETYTFVTDTTAPVTTIAPPPGTYTSSRNVTLTCTDNEGGSGCDGTFYTLDGSEPTTDSTRYTGAFTLSASTTVRFFSVDAAGNAETAQVAVYTLDFQAPVTVATPPGDTYPDPTVTVTLTCSDSGTGCGATRYTTDGSLPGGASALYTGPFTLARSATVRFFSVDLAGNVEPVVDQSFALPNSSGETASAQIAAVRTAADGLVSLPIDGAYITFVKPGVGSLANDPAGFFLQAERGGPALFVEVDPAGLSPEPQAGMRVSIVVNSKRVTNGMVRATLSSFGVQSTGQVLTGFVQDVSQVDLPASLPDYESELITLTGTLNGPFSLAGAGHEQAPLVTARVPAGSPSAFNFRLRVVETVREQLDLVQGCTVRIVSPLWFFSTGTGTPLTQPSVWAPEQLVSSTCPGPRVTGGLAAGPETVIVRFDRRIDPASVLADGSQFSIAGLTVTGASASGNREVRLDTSLQTPRQLYTVAVASTVRDAQGKGVEPTGRTGSFRGWKTPAVLRITELAPGVSNQRDLVELVVLQGGSTEGITLADAASSTPLATLPDVEVLAGELIVIHLNPDRVTAGVDAPGSELTSKTAWPQAQYSSNFDTAWDFQGGTFGISGGQRVHRIRDPLGNTQDALAAVIPGFIPIAAYPDQLQALQAEGQWSPADCNGVPCTYESFPSAFDVSFDWSFAFPVSGTKTTTVGRVSSWDTDTASDWALGPATLGVLNGAVRE, from the coding sequence ATGCGCCTGAAGACTTCCTGGCCCCTTCGCTGTGCCCTGGGCCTCCTCATCACCCAGTTCGTGCTCGCCTGCGGTGACGGCGGCGGCGACGTTGACGGTGGCGTCGTCGTCGTCGACAGCGGCGTTGACGGTGGTGGCGTCGTCGTCGACAGCGGCGTTGACGGTGGCGGCGGCGGCGTTGATAGCGGCATTGACGGTGGTGGCGGCGGCGTTGATAGCGGTGTTGATGGTGGCGACGTTGATAGCGGTGTTGACGGCGGCGTTGACGACACGGCGGCGCCCTCCACGCGGGCGACCCCCGTGGGCGGCAGCTTCACGAGCGCGGTGGCAGTGACGCTTGCGTGCGACGACGGTGCGGGCAGCGGGTGCTCGGCCACGTACTACACGCTGGACGGCTCCACGCCAGGCACCGGCTCCACGCTGTACCGCGAGCCCTTCACCCTGGGCGCCCCTGCCACGCTTCGCTTCTTCTCCGTGGACGAGGCCGGCAATGCCGAGGCCGCGAAGACGGAGACCTACGTCATCGACACCACGGTTCCCACCGTCTCCGCCAACCCGGGAGGCGGCACGTTCTTCAGCCCGCGCACGGTGACGTTGTCGTGCAACGACACGGGCACGGGCTGCGCCGGCATCCACTACACGACCGATGGCTCCGTGCCCGGCACCGGCTCCACGCGCTACACGGCGGCGCTCGACCTCTCGAGCAACACCACCCTGCGGTTCATCGGCGTGGACGGCGTGGGCAACACCAGCACGGTGGTGACGGAGACGTACACCTTCGTGACGGACACCACGGCCCCCGTCACCACGATTGCGCCCCCGCCCGGGACCTACACCTCCTCGCGCAACGTGACGCTGACGTGCACGGACAACGAGGGCGGCAGCGGCTGCGACGGGACGTTCTACACGCTGGACGGCAGCGAGCCGACGACCGACAGCACCCGCTACACCGGGGCCTTCACCCTCTCCGCCAGCACCACGGTGCGTTTCTTCTCCGTGGACGCGGCAGGCAACGCGGAGACGGCGCAGGTCGCGGTCTACACCCTCGACTTCCAGGCACCCGTCACGGTGGCGACGCCCCCGGGCGACACGTACCCGGACCCCACCGTCACGGTGACGCTGACGTGCAGTGACTCGGGCACGGGCTGCGGCGCGACGCGCTACACCACGGACGGCTCCCTGCCGGGCGGCGCCTCAGCGCTGTACACGGGCCCGTTCACCCTGGCTCGGAGCGCCACCGTGCGCTTCTTCTCCGTGGACCTCGCGGGCAACGTGGAGCCCGTGGTGGACCAGAGCTTCGCGCTGCCGAACTCCAGCGGCGAGACCGCCTCGGCGCAGATTGCCGCCGTGCGCACCGCGGCGGACGGCCTGGTGAGCCTGCCCATCGACGGGGCCTACATCACCTTCGTGAAGCCGGGCGTGGGCTCCCTCGCCAATGACCCGGCGGGCTTCTTCCTCCAGGCGGAGCGCGGCGGCCCGGCCCTCTTCGTGGAAGTGGACCCGGCGGGGCTGAGCCCCGAGCCCCAGGCCGGCATGCGCGTGAGCATCGTCGTCAACAGCAAGCGTGTGACGAACGGCATGGTGCGGGCGACCCTCTCCAGCTTCGGCGTGCAGAGCACCGGCCAGGTGCTGACGGGGTTCGTCCAGGACGTGAGCCAGGTGGACCTGCCCGCCTCCCTGCCGGACTACGAGTCGGAGCTCATCACCCTCACGGGTACCCTCAACGGCCCGTTCTCCCTGGCGGGCGCCGGCCACGAGCAGGCGCCGCTGGTGACGGCTCGCGTGCCTGCGGGTTCCCCGAGCGCCTTCAACTTCCGGCTGCGCGTGGTGGAGACGGTGAGAGAGCAGCTCGACCTGGTCCAGGGCTGCACGGTGCGCATCGTCTCGCCGCTGTGGTTCTTCTCGACCGGGACGGGGACGCCGCTCACCCAGCCTTCCGTGTGGGCGCCCGAGCAGCTGGTCTCGTCGACGTGCCCGGGGCCCCGGGTGACGGGGGGGCTGGCCGCCGGCCCGGAGACGGTCATCGTCCGCTTCGACCGACGCATCGACCCGGCCAGCGTCCTGGCCGATGGCAGCCAGTTCTCCATCGCCGGGCTGACCGTCACGGGCGCCAGCGCCTCCGGCAACCGCGAGGTGCGGCTCGACACCAGCCTCCAGACGCCCCGGCAGCTCTACACCGTGGCGGTGGCCTCCACGGTGCGTGACGCCCAGGGCAAGGGCGTGGAGCCGACGGGCCGCACCGGCAGCTTCCGGGGCTGGAAGACGCCCGCCGTGCTGCGCATCACCGAGCTTGCGCCCGGTGTCTCCAACCAGCGGGACCTGGTGGAGCTCGTCGTGCTCCAGGGCGGCAGCACGGAGGGCATCACCCTCGCGGACGCCGCCAGCTCCACGCCCCTGGCCACCCTGCCGGACGTGGAGGTGCTCGCCGGTGAGCTCATCGTCATCCACCTCAACCCGGACCGGGTGACGGCCGGGGTGGACGCTCCGGGCTCGGAGCTGACGAGCAAGACGGCCTGGCCTCAGGCCCAGTACTCGTCGAACTTCGACACGGCCTGGGACTTCCAGGGCGGCACCTTCGGCATCAGCGGGGGGCAGCGGGTGCACCGCATCCGGGACCCCCTGGGCAATACCCAGGACGCCCTGGCCGCCGTCATCCCGGGCTTCATTCCCATCGCCGCCTACCCCGACCAGCTCCAGGCGCTCCAGGCCGAAGGCCAGTGGTCCCCGGCCGACTGCAACGGCGTGCCGTGCACGTACGAGTCCTTCCCGAGCGCCTTTGACGTCTCCTTCGATTGGAGCTTCGCCTTCCCCGTCAGCGGCACCAAGACGACGACGGTGGGCCGCGTCTCCTCCTGGGACACCGACACCGCGAGCGACTGGGCGCTTGGCCCGGCCACGCTCGGCGTCCTCAACGGTGCGGTGAGGGAGTAG
- a CDS encoding ATP-binding protein: MWRAESRSLRLTCVSEQAAKLLGYPAEGWLDASFWNTCLHPEDRERTLAVCRAVAADGEGREFVHRLIAADGNALWFRTCVRRPSLSRGPSSELYGLMVLLEQGPRQDEPLQHSEDHLLTLFNALPDAVFFKDGAGQWLAVNPEALKLFGLVGGEYQGKTDVELAGYAPFYREALLACSETDRRAWERGHLSRMEENIPNPDGTMQSHDVIKIPLFHPDGTRKGLVVLARNITDYKIAEQERYLLFIDEQKARAAAEEAQRRSAFLAEASRLVAGTLNYEVTLAAVARMAVPFLADCCVFRLLDEDGATRVVSVAHEDASREGLVRELKQLSPDILTGADTVLRSGRSFLSGWMGEGGGARAEEQLRRIRELGFQSSMSVPLLARGHTLGVLTLVSARPGRVYGIADLALAEELALRAALAVESARLYREAEEAIKARDEFLSNASHELKTPCTSLRLGVQGLLQLTRTKPLSQVPPAFVERVLENAERQLQHLSRLVDKLLDVSTLSSGQLQLGFKEMDLSALVRNVVESYQRELARSASAVVVHADTPVVGLWDPSWLEHVIGHLLSNALRYGAGKPIEVEVESDAHSARLVLRDHGIGIAPEHQALLFERFKDPVSARRYSNLGLSLPVVRRIVEAMGGTIRLESRVGAGTTFTVAFPVNRRPIQEHVEALRASPPPS; encoded by the coding sequence TTGTGGAGGGCCGAGAGCCGCTCGCTCCGGCTCACCTGCGTGAGCGAGCAGGCCGCCAAGCTCCTCGGGTATCCAGCCGAGGGGTGGCTGGATGCTTCCTTCTGGAACACGTGCCTCCACCCGGAAGACCGGGAGCGCACGCTGGCCGTCTGTCGGGCCGTGGCGGCGGATGGGGAGGGAAGGGAGTTCGTGCACCGGCTCATCGCCGCCGACGGGAATGCGCTCTGGTTTCGCACCTGCGTGAGGCGGCCTTCCCTCAGCAGGGGGCCATCCTCCGAGCTCTACGGCCTGATGGTGTTGCTGGAGCAAGGGCCCCGCCAGGATGAGCCGCTCCAGCACAGCGAGGACCACCTGCTCACGTTGTTCAATGCGTTGCCGGACGCCGTCTTCTTCAAGGACGGCGCGGGGCAATGGCTCGCCGTCAACCCGGAGGCCCTGAAGCTCTTCGGGCTGGTGGGAGGCGAATACCAGGGCAAGACGGATGTGGAGCTCGCGGGCTACGCCCCCTTCTATCGTGAGGCCCTCCTCGCCTGCTCCGAGACGGACAGGCGCGCCTGGGAGCGGGGCCACCTCAGCCGCATGGAGGAGAACATCCCCAATCCCGACGGCACGATGCAGAGCCACGACGTCATCAAGATTCCCTTGTTTCATCCCGACGGGACGCGAAAGGGACTGGTGGTGCTGGCCCGGAACATCACCGACTACAAGATTGCCGAGCAGGAGCGGTATCTCCTCTTCATCGACGAACAGAAGGCCCGCGCGGCCGCGGAGGAGGCCCAGCGGCGCTCCGCCTTCCTGGCGGAGGCCAGCAGGCTTGTCGCGGGGACGCTCAATTATGAAGTGACGCTCGCCGCCGTCGCGCGCATGGCGGTGCCCTTCCTCGCCGACTGCTGTGTCTTCCGGCTGCTGGACGAAGACGGTGCGACCCGGGTGGTGTCGGTGGCCCACGAGGATGCCTCCCGCGAGGGGCTCGTGCGCGAGCTGAAGCAGCTGTCTCCCGACATCCTCACGGGCGCGGACACGGTCCTGCGCTCGGGGCGTTCCTTCCTCTCCGGTTGGATGGGCGAGGGAGGGGGAGCCCGGGCGGAGGAACAGCTCCGCAGAATCCGGGAGCTCGGGTTCCAGTCCTCGATGTCGGTGCCCCTGCTGGCCCGAGGCCACACCCTGGGCGTGCTCACGCTCGTTTCGGCCAGACCCGGGCGTGTCTATGGCATCGCCGACCTCGCCCTCGCCGAGGAGCTCGCGCTGCGCGCCGCCCTGGCCGTGGAAAGCGCGCGCCTGTACCGCGAGGCCGAAGAGGCCATCAAGGCCCGCGACGAGTTCCTCTCCAATGCCTCGCACGAGCTGAAGACGCCCTGCACCTCACTGCGCCTGGGGGTCCAGGGCCTGCTGCAGCTGACGCGCACGAAGCCGCTGTCACAGGTCCCTCCCGCCTTCGTGGAGAGAGTCCTCGAGAACGCCGAGCGCCAGCTTCAGCACCTGTCCAGGCTCGTCGACAAGCTGCTCGATGTGTCGACCCTCAGCTCCGGGCAGCTCCAGCTCGGGTTCAAGGAGATGGACCTCTCCGCGCTCGTCCGGAACGTCGTGGAGAGCTACCAGCGGGAGCTGGCGCGCTCGGCCTCGGCGGTCGTCGTGCATGCCGACACCCCCGTGGTGGGGCTGTGGGACCCCTCCTGGCTCGAGCACGTCATCGGCCATCTCCTCTCGAACGCGCTCCGCTATGGGGCCGGCAAGCCCATCGAGGTGGAGGTCGAGTCCGACGCGCACAGCGCCAGGCTGGTGCTCAGGGACCACGGCATTGGAATCGCGCCGGAGCACCAGGCGCTCCTCTTCGAGCGCTTCAAGGACCCGGTCTCGGCGCGGCGCTACAGCAATCTGGGCCTCAGCCTCCCCGTCGTGCGGCGCATCGTCGAGGCCATGGGGGGGACCATCCGGCTCGAGAGCCGGGTCGGCGCCGGTACCACCTTCACGGTGGCGTTTCCGGTCAACCGCCGCCCCATCCAGGAGCACGTCGAAGCCCTCCGGGCCTCGCCTCCTCCGAGCTGA
- a CDS encoding serine/threonine protein kinase: MELDHLNPSSLPSGTHIGPWRVVQPQGRGAYGVVYRAVGPEEGAGLVALKLALYPGDARFTREAELLSRLRHPAIPRLLDHGQWQSREGVSYAWLVMELIEGAPLYDWARAQRPSSRQVLQVLARLARALEATHAAGGVHRDVKGENVRVRRADGQPFLMDFGSGHHLGAATLTWHPFPPGTSAYRAPEAWRFVLRSRRPPAVPYAPGPADDVFALGVTAYRLITGKYPPSAHPDDEDAWLWRTKQLGSWLPRAFNVHCSRELSAWVSRMLSPNPEARGSARDVAEALEQAARNAGPEADASLFTGDEPQPAGLFPAPQRVRVRPPPRAATRSWFTAASLGGALALSAWGLLSPLSVEEPAARHLVEQEDSKDGGAVAVGDSALTAPVAPERAPSVWPAIAVDLPPKPIPGQRRPDANGRCPSRGQVPINGGCWRKLVITDMKNCDDEAYMYKGACYVPTFPPPRPATSAPTQHADGE; this comes from the coding sequence ATGGAGCTGGACCACCTGAACCCGTCAAGCCTGCCCTCCGGGACGCATATCGGGCCGTGGCGGGTGGTGCAGCCGCAGGGCCGGGGGGCCTACGGCGTCGTCTATCGCGCCGTGGGGCCGGAGGAGGGGGCGGGGCTCGTGGCCCTCAAGCTGGCCCTGTACCCCGGGGATGCGCGCTTCACGCGTGAAGCCGAGCTGCTCTCCCGTCTCCGCCACCCCGCCATCCCCCGCTTGCTGGACCACGGCCAGTGGCAGTCCCGAGAGGGCGTCTCCTACGCCTGGCTGGTCATGGAGCTGATCGAGGGCGCACCGCTCTATGACTGGGCGCGAGCGCAGCGCCCTTCCTCACGGCAGGTGCTTCAGGTCCTCGCGCGGCTGGCACGGGCCCTGGAAGCCACCCATGCGGCAGGAGGCGTCCACCGTGACGTGAAGGGCGAAAACGTGCGCGTCCGGCGCGCGGACGGCCAGCCCTTCCTCATGGACTTTGGCTCCGGACACCACCTGGGGGCCGCCACGCTGACCTGGCACCCCTTTCCTCCCGGCACCTCGGCCTACCGCGCACCCGAGGCGTGGCGGTTCGTGCTCCGCTCCCGCAGACCCCCGGCCGTCCCGTATGCGCCCGGGCCGGCGGATGACGTCTTCGCCCTGGGCGTCACCGCCTACCGGCTGATTACCGGGAAGTACCCTCCTTCGGCGCACCCGGATGACGAGGACGCCTGGCTCTGGCGTACGAAGCAGCTGGGGTCCTGGCTCCCGCGAGCATTCAATGTCCACTGCTCGCGGGAACTGAGCGCCTGGGTCTCCCGGATGCTCTCGCCCAACCCCGAAGCGCGGGGGAGTGCGCGCGACGTGGCGGAAGCGCTGGAGCAGGCCGCACGGAATGCAGGGCCCGAGGCGGATGCGTCCCTCTTCACGGGAGACGAGCCTCAGCCCGCAGGGCTCTTCCCTGCGCCCCAGCGCGTCAGGGTACGGCCACCTCCTCGCGCGGCGACGCGGTCCTGGTTCACGGCCGCGAGCCTGGGAGGCGCACTGGCACTCAGCGCCTGGGGACTGCTGAGCCCCCTGTCCGTTGAGGAGCCTGCTGCGAGGCACCTCGTGGAGCAGGAAGACTCGAAGGATGGGGGCGCCGTGGCGGTCGGAGACTCCGCCCTGACGGCCCCGGTGGCGCCCGAGCGAGCGCCCTCCGTGTGGCCGGCCATTGCCGTGGACCTGCCACCCAAGCCCATCCCAGGGCAGCGCCGCCCGGATGCCAACGGTCGATGCCCCTCCAGGGGGCAGGTTCCCATCAATGGCGGCTGCTGGAGGAAGCTGGTAATCACAGACATGAAAAACTGTGACGACGAAGCCTATATGTACAAGGGCGCGTGCTACGTGCCCACCTTCCCGCCCCCGCGCCCCGCCACCTCGGCTCCCACGCAGCACGCGGACGGCGAATAG